The Mesorhizobium sp. INR15 region CGACGATGCCCAGACCGCGGTTCAGCAGGCCAATGCGGCACTTCTCGGCGCCGATGCATCGATCGCCGCGGCGCAAGCCAATATCGGCGTGCTGCAGGCGCAGCGCGCGGAATCGGAGAGCTCGCTGGCATCGCTGCAGCTATCCAAGGACAAGGCGCAGCGCGACCTTTCCTTCACCGTGCTGAAGGCGCCCTATGACGGCGTCGTCGGCAACCGTTCGGTCGAGCAGGGCGATCTTGTCAGCCCCGGCCAGAAGCTCGCCGTCATCGTGCCGATGGACAAGCTCTATATCGTCGCCAACTTCAAGGAGACGCAGCTGGCCCGGCTGGTGCCCGGCGAGAAGGTCAGGATTTCGGTCGACGCGATCGACGGCCAGGCCATCGAGGGAACGGTTTCATCGCTGGCGCCGGCCTCCGGCGCGGTGTTCTCGATGCTGCCGCCGGAAAACGCCACCGGCAATTTCACCAAGGTCGTGCAGCGTGTTCCGGTCCGGATCGACGTGCCAGCCGACGTGCTGAGGACCGGCAGGCTGCGTGCCGGCTTGAGCGTGATCGTCGCCGTCGACAGCCGCACAGCGCCTGCCGCCTCGAACTAAGCGGACCCCAGGGAGCAAGATCATGGCGACCGCAACCCTGACCGCAGGATCGCCGCCGGCGGCGCCGGCAAGGCCGGCAGTTCCCGACACCATCTCGACGCGGCGCGTCATCGCCTTCCTGGCGATGGTGTTCGGCATGTTCATGGCGATCCTGGACATCCAGATCGTCTCGGCCTCGCTGGCCGAGATCCAGGCCGGCCTCAGCGCCAGCTCCGATGAAATCCCGTGGGTGCAGACCGCCTATCTGATCGCCGAAGTGGTGATGATCCCGCTGTCGGGCTTCCTCAGCCGCATGCTGTCGACGCGCGTCCTGTTCACGGCCGCCGCCGCCGGCTTCACCGCCGCCAGCGCGCTTGCCGCGACCGCCACCAACATCGACCAGATGATCGTCTACCGCGCCATCCAGGGTTTCATCGGCGGCGGCATGATCCCGAGCGTGTTCGCGGCTGCATTCACCATCTTCCCGCCTTCCCGCCGCGCCGTCGTCTCGCCGATGATCGGCCTGGTGGCGACGCTGGCGCCGACAATCGGCCCGACCGTCGGCGGCTATATCAGCCATGCCATGTCGTGGCACTGGCTGTTCCTGGTCAACGTCGTGCCCGGCATCATGGTGACGACGGCAGCCTGGACGCTGATCGATTTCGACAAGCCGAACCTCAAGCTGTTCAGCAAGTTCGACTGGTGGGGCCTGGCCGGCATGGCTGCCTTGCTCGGCTGCATGGAATATGTGCTGGAGGAAGGCCCCAACAACGACTGGATGCAGGACCAGGCGGTCTTCATCTGCGCCATCGTCATGACCCTTGGCGGGCTGATATTCTTCTGGCGGGCATTCACCGCCGAAGAGCCGATCGTTGATCTGCGCGCCTTCAGCAACATCAACTTCGCCTTCGGTTCGCTGTTTTCCTTCGTCATCGGCATCGGCCTTTATGGGCTCACCTATCTCTACCCGGTGTTCCTCGGCCGCATCCGCGGCTACGATTCGATGATGATCGGCGAAGCCCTGTTCGTCAGCGGCCTGGCCATGTTCATCACCGCGCCGATCTCCGGCATCCTGTCGAGCAAGATGGACCTGCGGCTGATGATGATGATCGGCTTTTTCGGCTTCGCCACCGGAACCTGGTGGATGACGCACCTGACCGCGGACTGGGACTTTTATGAGCTGCTGATCCCGCAGATCCTGCGCGGCTGTTCGATGATGCTGTGCATGGTGCCGATCAACAACATCGCGCTCGGCACATTGCCGCCCGAGCGCTTGAAGAATGCGTCGGGGCTGTTCAACCTGACCCGCAATCTCGGCGGTGCTGTCGGCCTGGCGCTCATCAACACCGTGCTGATCGACCGCAATGCCTTCCACTACGCAAGGCTGGCCGAGCACGTGCAATGGGGCAGTGCCGCGGCGCAGACCAAGCTGCAGAACATGACGCTGAACTTCGAGCAGACCGCAGGCCTGGATGCGACCAAGGCGGCGATCTCCAAGCTGTCCGGCATGGTCCATCAGCAGGCGGCGCTGCTGTCCTTCATGGACGTGTTCACCATGCTGACGGTGCTGTTCGCGACGCTCGGGCTGTTCACCATGCTGATCGCCAAGCCGGGTGCGCCGGGTGGTGGCGGCGGTGGTGGGCACTGATCGCGGTAAAACAAGGATACGTGGGCAGCGGTTTCGGGATGCTCCTCCTCCAGTCCAGACCCGGAAGACTGACCACAAAAAAAGCTCCGGGCCACAAGCCCGGAGCTTTTTTGTATTCCCAATCGAGTGTTGTCAGGCCGTGGCTGGCTTGAAGGTGAGCGCCACGCCGTTGATGCAGTGACGCAGGCCGGTCGGCTGCGGACCATCGTCAAAGACATGGCCGAGATGGCCGCCGCAGCGGCGGCAATGCGCCTCGGTGCGGGTCATGCCCAGCGAGCGGTCCTCGGTCTTGCCGATGCCATTGGCAATCTCTTGCCAGAAGCTCGGCCAGCCGGTACCGGAATCGAATTTCGTCTCGGATGAGTAGACCGGCAGATCGCAGCCGGCACAGGCAAAGGTGCCTTTGCGGTGCTCGTTGAGCAGCGGGCTGGTGCCTGGATATTCCGTGCCTTCCTTGCGCAGCACATCAAAAGCCGCCGGCGACAGGATGGCCTGCCATTCGGCGTCGGTCTTGGTGACTTCAAAAGTCTCGGCGGCGCGTGCGGCCTGCGGCCCACCCATGCGCAACAGCGCCGAGGCGCCGGCTGCAACGCCAATGAAGGCTGCGGTGCTCAAAAGAAAGTCGCGACGGTTCATGACACAAATCCTCCGATGACCATTTGCCAAATTTCTCCGCCACACGGAAATCAAATGCCGGTGACGGCGCCCCCAAACGAACACTCCGCGCCGGTTCCACGTTGGCGTGGATGGCGCGGAGCGGACGTGTCGCTGGTGCTGATCACGGGAGCGAGAACGCACAAGCAACAGGAGCCTTTGCCGCAGGTTCGCCCGCAGCGGGCTGTTTGTTACATCTTCGGCAGGAGAACCTTGTCGATGACGTGGATGACGCCGTTGGACTGTTCGACATCGGCGATCGTCACATTGGCGACGTTGCCGTTTTCGTCGGTCACGGTGACCTTGCCGCCATCAGCCTTGAGCGACAGCTCGCAGCCGCCAACGGTCTTGACCTTGTGGGTGCCGCCGTCAGCCTTGGCCATGGACATCACGTCCGCCGCCATCGCCTTGGCGCCGATGACATGGCAGGTCAGGATCTTGACCAGCTTGTCCTTGTTCTCGGGCTTGAGCAATGTTTCGACAGTGCCGGCCGGAAGAGCCGCGAAGGCTTCATTGGTCGGCGCGAACACGGTGAAGGGACCGGCGCCCTGAAGCGTCTCGACAAGGCCGGCTGCCTTGACGGCGGCGACCAGGGTCGTGTGATCCTTCGAATTGACAGCGTTCTCGACGATGTTCTTGTTGGCATACATGGCGGCGCCGCCGACCATCGGGTTTTCGGCATAGGCTGCGGTGGCGAACGCGGAGACAGCGACAGTACCGGCGAGCAAAAGGGTGGCGAATTTACGCATGATGTCAAACTCCTCGGGTTTTTCTCTTCCCATTTTTGGGGACGCGAGGAGATACGGAAGACAAGTGCGTGAGTTTCAAAAATATTAGGATTTTTTTATTTTATCGACGCCGTCTACAGAATTTTCATATCTATCGATTTGCCGGCTCATATGCTTATGACAGCACTGATGGCAGAGGATAGACTTCGAATCATCTCTTGAGATATTGATCGTACAAAGCGGCTGATCAGATGCTCTTCAGGTCGCCCGCGGCAACCACCGGTCCGGTGGGCTGGCCCGTCGGCGAACCGCCTGACGGCTCGAGACTGACGGCCAGCACGGCGCCTTGCGCGAGCTTTTCCTGCACTGCCGGCGAGATCGTCAGATGCGTGGTCGCGCCGGCCGGGATGACGCCCATCGATACCGGCGGATTCTTGCCTTCGATCATCCAGAGCTCGAAGTCCTTGCCGGCGGCGCGCTCGCCAGAGACATGCGAAAGGCCGACCTCGTGATGCGCGGCATCGTAGACGGCGAGATATTTGACATCGCTGCCGTCGGCGGCCAGCGAGGCGACAAGCCGCGCCTGCGGCTGCTCCACCGGCTTGTTGACGTAAGGCACGGCAATGTAGATGGCCAGTGCGGCGACAGCAGCGGCGGCAAGGCCGCGCCAGAAGGCCAGGCTGGACCAGAGGCCCGCACGGGACTGGGCCGGCGTTGCAGCGGTGGTTGAGAACAAGCGGCGGTCGACCGCCGTCTTCACGGTAGCCGGAGGGGAGACTTCCGGATAGGCGGCGGCCATCGGCGAAAGGTGTACTTCCCAGCCATCGACCATCCGCGCGAAAACCGCTTCGCCCTCAATACGCCTGGAAGCAATCTGCCGCTCGTCAGCCGACAGAACGCCAAGAACATACTCGGCGGCGAGCAGGTCGTCGCCTCCATGTTCCGGTCCGTTGTCTTGTGCGAGGGTCATCTTTCCAGACATTCTCTAAGTTTCATCAGGCTGCGGCGCAGCCAGGTACGCATCGTGTTCAGCGGCACGCCGTGACGCTCCGCCAATTCGGCATAGCTTTCGCCCTGCAGATAGGCGCCCCGGACGGCCGCCGCCCGGTCCTGTTCCAGTTCATCGAGACAATGATAAATGCGCTCGGATTCACCGCCCGCCACCACCATCGCTTCAGGTCCTGGTGCCGGGTCGGCCACGTCGAGCGCGGCATCGATATCGGCGGCAGGTTTACGACGCGCCCTGATGCGATCAATCGCATGGTTGCGGGCGATCGCCACCAGCCAGGAGATCGGACTCAGATCCGAGACAGCGAAACGGTCTGCCTTCGTCCATATCTTGACGAAGACCTCCTGAAGCGCTTCCTCTGCATCTGCCCGGTCATTCAATACACGAAGGCAGACGCCGAAAAGTTTCGCGCTGGTCTGCCGGTAGAGCAGATCGAACGCGGCCCGGTCCTTCATCGAAGTCCGGACGATCAGCTTGGTGATGTCCTGCGGCGTCATGCGAGCCAAATTAGGGCTTTGCAATTGATTTGCAACGGCGGAACGTGGCTATCCGCTGGCATTTGCACGCGAATTGCCAAGGCAATTGCCAGCCGCTAGCCTTGTGGTGGGCGAGGAGAAGCAGAATGTCGGTCGAACGCGCGCTGTGGGAGCAAGACGCAACTGGCCTGGCCGGACTGATCCGCAAGGGCGAACTGTCCCCGGTCGAGCTGACCGACGCTGCGATCGCACGCGCCGAAGCCACCCGGCCGAAGATCAACGCCATTGCCGAGACGCTCTATGACGCCGCACGCGCACGGGCCAGGACTGTCGACCGTTCGCTGCCGCTGGCCGGCATTCCCTTTGCCATCAAGGACCTCGGCATTGCCATCAAGGGGGTGCCTTCGCATGGCGGCAGCCGCATTCCAGCTTTCGTGCCCGATGCCAATTCGGAGCTGACCGACCGCTATCTCGGCGCCGGGCTGATCCCGATCGCCACCTCGACATCACCCGAGCATGGGCTGCGGCTGATGACCGAGTCCAAGGCCTTCGGCATTACCCGCAACCCGTGGAATACCGGCCACACCAGCGGTGGCTCGTCGGGCGGTGCCGCTGATGAGCGAGAGCTGGTATGGCATGGTCGT contains the following coding sequences:
- a CDS encoding DHA2 family efflux MFS transporter permease subunit, whose amino-acid sequence is MATATLTAGSPPAAPARPAVPDTISTRRVIAFLAMVFGMFMAILDIQIVSASLAEIQAGLSASSDEIPWVQTAYLIAEVVMIPLSGFLSRMLSTRVLFTAAAAGFTAASALAATATNIDQMIVYRAIQGFIGGGMIPSVFAAAFTIFPPSRRAVVSPMIGLVATLAPTIGPTVGGYISHAMSWHWLFLVNVVPGIMVTTAAWTLIDFDKPNLKLFSKFDWWGLAGMAALLGCMEYVLEEGPNNDWMQDQAVFICAIVMTLGGLIFFWRAFTAEEPIVDLRAFSNINFAFGSLFSFVIGIGLYGLTYLYPVFLGRIRGYDSMMIGEALFVSGLAMFITAPISGILSSKMDLRLMMMIGFFGFATGTWWMTHLTADWDFYELLIPQILRGCSMMLCMVPINNIALGTLPPERLKNASGLFNLTRNLGGAVGLALINTVLIDRNAFHYARLAEHVQWGSAAAQTKLQNMTLNFEQTAGLDATKAAISKLSGMVHQQAALLSFMDVFTMLTVLFATLGLFTMLIAKPGAPGGGGGGGH
- the msrB gene encoding peptide-methionine (R)-S-oxide reductase MsrB: MNRRDFLLSTAAFIGVAAGASALLRMGGPQAARAAETFEVTKTDAEWQAILSPAAFDVLRKEGTEYPGTSPLLNEHRKGTFACAGCDLPVYSSETKFDSGTGWPSFWQEIANGIGKTEDRSLGMTRTEAHCRRCGGHLGHVFDDGPQPTGLRHCINGVALTFKPATA
- a CDS encoding sigma-70 family RNA polymerase sigma factor — translated: MTPQDITKLIVRTSMKDRAAFDLLYRQTSAKLFGVCLRVLNDRADAEEALQEVFVKIWTKADRFAVSDLSPISWLVAIARNHAIDRIRARRKPAADIDAALDVADPAPGPEAMVVAGGESERIYHCLDELEQDRAAAVRGAYLQGESYAELAERHGVPLNTMRTWLRRSLMKLRECLER
- a CDS encoding fasciclin domain-containing protein, producing MRKFATLLLAGTVAVSAFATAAYAENPMVGGAAMYANKNIVENAVNSKDHTTLVAAVKAAGLVETLQGAGPFTVFAPTNEAFAALPAGTVETLLKPENKDKLVKILTCHVIGAKAMAADVMSMAKADGGTHKVKTVGGCELSLKADGGKVTVTDENGNVANVTIADVEQSNGVIHVIDKVLLPKM
- a CDS encoding anti-sigma factor domain-containing protein, whose translation is MTLAQDNGPEHGGDDLLAAEYVLGVLSADERQIASRRIEGEAVFARMVDGWEVHLSPMAAAYPEVSPPATVKTAVDRRLFSTTAATPAQSRAGLWSSLAFWRGLAAAAVAALAIYIAVPYVNKPVEQPQARLVASLAADGSDVKYLAVYDAAHHEVGLSHVSGERAAGKDFELWMIEGKNPPVSMGVIPAGATTHLTISPAVQEKLAQGAVLAVSLEPSGGSPTGQPTGPVVAAGDLKSI
- a CDS encoding amidase family protein → MSVERALWEQDATGLAGLIRKGELSPVELTDAAIARAEATRPKINAIAETLYDAARARARTVDRSLPLAGIPFAIKDLGIAIKGVPSHGGSRIPAFVPDANSELTDRYLGAGLIPIATSTSPEHGLRLMTESKAFGITRNPWNTGHTSGGSSGGAADERELVWHGRRSCPHPLGPRLRAAARSHPRS
- a CDS encoding HlyD family secretion protein, whose product is MSSNTSATAEVRPFPNAKAAPATEAPGTPVEPTTAAPAAAPAKKKRSVRSFLLPIIALGLLGGGAWYGYNYWIDGRFMISTDDAYVQADMAFISPKISGYVDQVKVSENQQVKAGDPLLVVDDGDYKIAVAQAEAQIATLSKTLDRIDAQTEAARASLQQAQALKVADQAAADNAAKVEARASQLLKTHVGTQAQLDDAQTAVQQANAALLGADASIAAAQANIGVLQAQRAESESSLASLQLSKDKAQRDLSFTVLKAPYDGVVGNRSVEQGDLVSPGQKLAVIVPMDKLYIVANFKETQLARLVPGEKVRISVDAIDGQAIEGTVSSLAPASGAVFSMLPPENATGNFTKVVQRVPVRIDVPADVLRTGRLRAGLSVIVAVDSRTAPAASN